A DNA window from Xanthomonas campestris pv. campestris str. ATCC 33913 contains the following coding sequences:
- a CDS encoding nucleoside deaminase, which yields MITTPDYRALLDTAIAEARQGLAEGGIPIGAALYHSDGRLLGCGHNRRVQENDPSVHGETDAFRKAGRQRRYQDTIMVTTLAPCWYCSGLVRQFNIGTVVVGESVTFQGGIDWLREHGVNVIDLHSQECMDLLGGYIAANPDVWNEDIGED from the coding sequence ATGATCACCACACCCGACTACCGCGCGCTGCTCGACACCGCCATCGCCGAAGCCCGCCAGGGTCTGGCCGAAGGCGGCATCCCGATCGGGGCCGCGCTGTACCACAGCGACGGACGTTTGCTTGGCTGCGGCCATAACCGCCGCGTGCAGGAAAACGACCCTTCCGTGCACGGCGAGACCGATGCATTCCGCAAGGCTGGTCGCCAACGCCGCTACCAGGACACCATCATGGTCACCACGCTGGCGCCATGCTGGTACTGCAGCGGGCTGGTGCGGCAGTTCAATATCGGCACTGTGGTGGTGGGCGAATCGGTCACCTTCCAAGGCGGCATCGACTGGCTGCGCGAGCATGGTGTCAACGTCATCGATCTGCACAGCCAGGAGTGCATGGACCTGCTCGGTGGTTATATCGCCGCCAATCCGGATGTGTGGAACGAGGATATTGGCGAAGACTGA
- a CDS encoding GNAT family N-acetyltransferase, with the protein MTVLAPFPVHWRALRFAELDTPQLYAVLRLRTDVFVVEQHCAYPELDGKDTHAEVLHLLGTTDDGALAAYLRVLPPGLSYPEPSIGRVVIAAAHRGHGLAHVLLREGLRLVQAQWPGRAVQLGAQTHLQHLYAAHGFAPTSAPYLEDGIPHIDMLRRADAATQELA; encoded by the coding sequence ATGACTGTTTTGGCCCCCTTTCCTGTGCACTGGCGCGCACTGCGCTTTGCCGAGCTGGACACGCCCCAGCTCTACGCAGTGCTGCGGCTGCGCACCGATGTGTTCGTGGTCGAGCAGCACTGCGCGTACCCGGAGCTGGACGGCAAGGACACCCACGCCGAGGTGCTGCACCTGCTCGGCACCACGGATGACGGTGCGCTGGCCGCGTACCTGCGCGTGCTGCCGCCCGGGCTGAGCTATCCCGAACCGAGCATCGGCCGCGTCGTCATCGCTGCCGCACACCGCGGCCATGGGTTGGCCCACGTCTTGTTGCGCGAAGGCCTGCGCCTGGTGCAGGCCCAGTGGCCCGGCCGTGCCGTGCAACTGGGTGCGCAAACGCACCTGCAACACCTCTACGCCGCGCATGGTTTTGCGCCCACCTCTGCGCCGTATCTCGAAGACGGCATTCCGCATATCGACATGCTGCGTCGCGCCGACGCAGCCACTCAGGAGCTTGCATGA
- a CDS encoding pyridoxal phosphate-dependent aminotransferase: protein MDSLLSPVSGYSRRSQDIAPFHVMALLARANALEQAGHDVIHLEIGEPDFTTAAPVVAAGQAALAAGHTRYTAARGLPALREAIAGFYAQRYGCHIDPERVLVTPGGSGALLLASSLLVDPSKHWLLADPGYPCNRHFLRLVEAGAQLVPVGPDSDYQLTPALVDACWTADSVGALVASPANPTGSVLSRAQLAALSQALQARGGHLVVDEIYHGLTYGLDAHSVLEVDDSAFVLNSFSKYFGMTGWRLGWLIAPPSAVPELEKLAQNLYISASSIAQHAALACFTPESIAIFEARRAEFQQRRDYLLPALRALGFDIAVEPQGAFYLYADISAFSKDAQAFCTHFLETEHVAFTPGIDFGFHRANQHVRIAYTQSLPRLEQAVERIARGLRHI, encoded by the coding sequence ATGGACTCACTGCTTTCGCCCGTGTCCGGCTATAGCCGCCGCAGCCAGGACATCGCGCCCTTCCATGTGATGGCCCTGCTGGCCCGCGCCAACGCACTGGAACAGGCCGGCCACGATGTCATCCACCTGGAAATCGGCGAGCCGGACTTCACCACCGCTGCGCCCGTGGTGGCCGCCGGCCAGGCTGCATTGGCCGCAGGCCACACCCGTTACACCGCCGCCCGCGGGCTGCCCGCGTTGCGCGAGGCAATTGCCGGGTTTTACGCGCAGCGTTACGGCTGCCACATCGATCCCGAGCGCGTGCTGGTCACCCCGGGAGGCTCCGGCGCTTTGCTGCTGGCCAGCAGCCTGTTGGTCGACCCGAGCAAGCATTGGTTGCTCGCCGACCCGGGGTATCCGTGCAACCGTCACTTCCTGCGCCTGGTCGAAGCTGGCGCGCAGCTGGTACCGGTGGGCCCGGACAGCGACTACCAACTGACCCCGGCGCTGGTGGATGCCTGCTGGACGGCCGACAGCGTTGGCGCGTTGGTGGCCTCACCGGCCAACCCCACCGGCAGCGTGCTCTCGCGTGCGCAGTTGGCCGCCTTGTCGCAGGCCTTGCAGGCGCGTGGTGGCCACCTGGTGGTGGATGAGATCTACCACGGCCTGACCTACGGCCTGGACGCGCACAGCGTGCTGGAAGTGGACGACAGCGCGTTCGTGCTGAACAGTTTTTCCAAATACTTCGGCATGACCGGCTGGCGCCTGGGCTGGCTGATCGCCCCACCCTCTGCGGTGCCCGAGTTGGAAAAACTCGCGCAGAACCTCTACATCAGCGCCTCGTCCATCGCCCAGCATGCGGCCCTGGCCTGCTTCACGCCCGAGAGCATCGCCATCTTCGAAGCGCGCCGCGCCGAGTTCCAGCAACGCCGCGATTACCTGTTGCCTGCACTGCGCGCACTGGGCTTCGACATCGCCGTCGAGCCACAAGGCGCGTTCTATCTGTATGCCGACATCAGCGCATTCTCCAAGGACGCGCAGGCCTTCTGTACGCACTTCCTGGAAACCGAGCATGTTGCCTTCACTCCCGGCATCGACTTCGGCTTCCACCGCGCCAACCAGCACGTCCGCATCGCCTATACGCAGAGCCTGCCGCGCCTTGAGCAGGCGGTGGAGCGCATTGCGCGTGGGTTACGGCACATCTGA
- a CDS encoding DUF484 family protein, producing MSEIDKLGAHDVANWLRRHPTFLKQFPDLAVSLLVPRDDGPTASLATYQLEVLRDKNRELSRRLHELGSNAQVNERLAVRTHQLTLALMRQATPADTLKAMAASLAEDFNGELVRLVLLQPVAGLEADWLQVMAADDARLAPFRDCLTDGEPICGRLQAEKHALLYGAHAGEVQSTALLPLPGIGLIAVGSSDANRFYPGMGTLFLRMMGESLVVALQRFDA from the coding sequence ATGAGCGAGATCGACAAACTCGGCGCGCATGACGTCGCCAACTGGCTACGCCGCCATCCGACCTTCCTCAAGCAGTTCCCGGATCTGGCGGTGAGCCTGCTGGTGCCGCGCGATGACGGCCCCACTGCCTCCCTGGCCACGTACCAGCTGGAAGTGCTGCGCGACAAGAACCGCGAGTTGTCGCGGCGCCTGCACGAACTGGGCAGCAATGCGCAGGTCAACGAACGGCTGGCGGTGCGCACGCATCAACTGACGCTCGCGCTGATGCGCCAGGCCACCCCGGCCGACACGCTCAAGGCGATGGCCGCATCGTTGGCGGAAGATTTCAATGGCGAACTGGTGCGGCTGGTGTTGCTGCAACCGGTCGCCGGGCTGGAGGCAGACTGGTTGCAGGTGATGGCGGCCGATGACGCGCGCCTGGCGCCATTTCGCGATTGCCTCACCGATGGCGAGCCGATCTGCGGCCGCCTGCAAGCCGAAAAACATGCGCTGTTGTACGGCGCGCATGCAGGCGAGGTCCAATCCACCGCGTTGCTGCCGTTGCCGGGCATCGGCCTGATCGCAGTGGGCAGTAGCGACGCCAATCGGTTCTACCCGGGCATGGGTACGTTGTTCTTGCGCATGATGGGCGAGTCGCTGGTGGTGGCACTGCAGCGCTTCGATGCCTGA
- the hslV gene encoding ATP-dependent protease subunit HslV, producing the protein MDPSQNPNVVHATTIISVRRGGHVAVAGDGQVTLGHTVMKGNARKVRRLGRDGQVLAGFAGAAADAFTLFELFEAKLDKHGQLTRAAVELAKDWRTERRLGKLEALLAVADKETSLIISGTGDVIEPEDGIIAIGSGGSYALSAARALLAHTELDAKTIATEAINIAGDICIYTNRNVVVEEL; encoded by the coding sequence ATGGATCCCAGCCAGAACCCCAACGTCGTTCACGCCACCACCATCATTTCGGTCCGACGTGGCGGGCATGTCGCCGTCGCCGGCGATGGTCAGGTCACCCTCGGCCATACGGTCATGAAAGGCAACGCGCGCAAGGTGCGCCGGCTCGGCCGCGACGGCCAGGTACTGGCCGGTTTCGCCGGTGCAGCCGCCGATGCGTTCACCCTGTTTGAACTGTTCGAAGCCAAGCTGGACAAACACGGCCAACTGACCCGCGCCGCCGTGGAGCTGGCCAAGGATTGGCGCACCGAGCGCCGCCTGGGCAAGCTCGAAGCATTGCTGGCCGTGGCCGACAAGGAAACCTCGCTGATCATCAGCGGCACCGGCGATGTCATCGAGCCGGAAGACGGCATCATCGCGATCGGCTCCGGCGGCTCGTACGCACTGTCTGCCGCACGCGCGCTGCTGGCGCACACCGAGCTGGACGCCAAGACCATTGCCACCGAGGCGATCAACATCGCCGGCGATATTTGCATTTATACCAATCGCAATGTGGTGGTTGAAGAGCTGTGA
- a CDS encoding YbaN family protein — MTRPNRFRWAWWLLAYASLATGIVGIFVPGLPTTVFVLISAWAASRGSERLHRWLMAHPRFGPAIVEWQTYRAVSRKAKWMATLTMTICAAIMLWCVPVLWVKCLSIGSMAVVAIWLWLRPEPPPRALQTPASH, encoded by the coding sequence ATGACGCGACCGAACCGATTCCGCTGGGCGTGGTGGCTGCTGGCCTATGCCAGCCTGGCCACCGGCATTGTCGGCATCTTCGTCCCCGGCCTGCCCACTACCGTATTCGTGCTGATCTCCGCCTGGGCCGCCTCGCGCGGCTCCGAACGCCTGCACCGCTGGCTGATGGCGCACCCGCGCTTTGGCCCGGCCATCGTCGAATGGCAGACCTATCGCGCGGTGAGCCGCAAGGCCAAATGGATGGCGACCCTGACCATGACCATCTGCGCCGCCATCATGCTGTGGTGCGTGCCGGTGCTGTGGGTCAAATGCCTGTCGATCGGCAGCATGGCGGTGGTGGCCATCTGGCTGTGGCTGCGCCCGGAGCCGCCGCCGCGCGCACTGCAAACGCCCGCCTCGCACTGA
- the hslU gene encoding ATP-dependent protease ATPase subunit HslU, with protein sequence MPNIDTATMTPREIVQELDRHIVGQHDAKRAVAIALRNRWRRMQLPEELRNEVMPKNILMIGPTGVGKTEIARRLATLANAPFVKVEATRFTEVGYVGKDVEQIIRDLADTSVKLYREQAKVRVRNQAEERAEDRILDALLPRRSAGIGFDPEAARHEPSAQDNETRIKFRRMLRNGELDEREIELEVAVNASMDIMTPPGMEEMGQQLRQMFSNLGGGKSQKRKLTIKAARPLLIEEEAGKLVNEDDIRTAAIEACEQHGIVFIDEIDKVAKRGEAGSSGGDVSREGVQRDLLPLVEGSNVSTKYGTVKTDHILFIASGAFHLAKPSDLIPELQGRFPIRVELTALTKADFVRILTEPKAALIKQYEALLQTEGVALTFGADAVDRLAEIAAQVNERQENIGARRLHTVLERLLDVLSYEAPDRDGQSVTVDAAYVDAQLGELVQDPDLSRYIL encoded by the coding sequence ATGCCTAATATCGATACCGCCACCATGACTCCGCGCGAAATCGTGCAGGAGCTCGACCGCCATATCGTCGGCCAGCACGATGCCAAGCGTGCGGTGGCCATTGCGCTGCGCAATCGCTGGCGGCGCATGCAGTTGCCGGAAGAATTGCGCAACGAAGTGATGCCCAAGAACATCCTGATGATCGGCCCCACCGGCGTGGGCAAGACCGAGATCGCGCGGCGTCTGGCCACGCTGGCCAATGCGCCGTTCGTCAAGGTGGAAGCCACGCGTTTCACCGAAGTGGGCTACGTCGGCAAGGATGTGGAACAGATCATTCGCGACCTGGCCGATACCTCGGTCAAGTTGTACCGCGAGCAGGCCAAGGTGCGCGTGCGCAACCAGGCCGAAGAGCGCGCCGAAGATCGCATCCTGGATGCATTGTTGCCGCGACGCTCGGCCGGCATCGGCTTCGACCCGGAGGCGGCGCGTCATGAGCCGTCGGCGCAGGACAATGAAACCCGCATCAAGTTCCGCCGCATGTTGCGTAACGGCGAACTGGACGAGCGCGAGATCGAACTGGAAGTGGCGGTCAACGCCAGCATGGACATCATGACCCCGCCGGGCATGGAGGAAATGGGCCAGCAGCTACGGCAGATGTTCTCCAACCTGGGTGGCGGCAAGTCGCAGAAGCGCAAGCTCACCATCAAGGCCGCGCGCCCGCTGTTGATCGAGGAAGAAGCCGGCAAGCTGGTCAACGAAGACGACATCCGCACCGCGGCGATCGAGGCGTGCGAGCAGCACGGCATCGTGTTCATCGACGAGATCGACAAGGTGGCCAAACGTGGTGAAGCCGGTTCGTCCGGTGGCGATGTCAGCCGCGAGGGCGTGCAGCGCGATCTGCTGCCGCTGGTGGAAGGTTCCAACGTGTCCACCAAGTACGGCACGGTCAAGACCGACCACATCCTGTTCATTGCTTCGGGCGCGTTCCATCTGGCCAAGCCCAGCGATCTGATTCCGGAATTGCAGGGCCGCTTCCCGATCCGCGTGGAATTGACCGCGCTGACCAAGGCCGATTTCGTGCGCATCCTCACCGAGCCCAAGGCGGCGTTGATCAAACAGTACGAAGCCTTGCTGCAGACCGAAGGTGTGGCCTTGACCTTCGGCGCCGATGCGGTGGACCGCCTGGCCGAGATTGCCGCGCAGGTGAACGAGCGGCAGGAAAACATCGGTGCGCGGCGTCTGCATACGGTGCTGGAGCGCTTGCTCGATGTGCTGAGCTACGAGGCGCCCGACCGCGATGGCCAGAGCGTCACCGTGGATGCGGCCTACGTGGATGCGCAGTTGGGCGAGCTGGTCCAGGATCCGGATCTGAGCCGTTACATCTTGTGA
- the xerC gene encoding tyrosine recombinase XerC, with product MPEAAPPVADARGSSPTATTGPGADATLSAVEPFLAHLQIERQVSAHTLDAYRRDLAALIGWASAQGSEDVAQLDSAQLRKFVTAEHRRGLSPKSLQRRLSACRSYYAWLLKHGRIATSPAAALRAPKAPRKLPQVLDADEAVRLVEVPTDAPLGLRDRALLELFYSSGLRLSELCALRWRDLDLDSGLVTVLGKGGKQRLVPVGSHAVAALRAWQRDSGGSAQTHVFPGRAGGAISQRAVQIRIKQLAVRQGMFKHVHPHMLRHSFASHILESSGDLRGVQELLGHSDIATTQIYTHLDFQHLAKVYDAAHPRAKRKKATE from the coding sequence ATGCCTGAGGCGGCGCCGCCGGTTGCGGATGCGCGGGGTTCCTCGCCGACAGCGACGACCGGACCCGGCGCAGATGCAACGCTGTCTGCGGTAGAGCCCTTCCTGGCGCATCTGCAGATCGAACGGCAGGTCTCGGCACATACGCTGGATGCGTACCGGCGCGATCTTGCCGCGCTGATCGGTTGGGCAAGTGCACAGGGCAGCGAGGATGTCGCGCAGCTCGACAGCGCGCAGCTGCGGAAATTTGTCACTGCCGAACACCGGCGCGGGTTGTCGCCAAAGAGCCTGCAGCGTCGCCTGTCGGCTTGCCGCAGTTATTACGCGTGGTTGCTCAAGCATGGCCGCATCGCGACCAGCCCTGCGGCTGCGTTGCGCGCGCCCAAGGCGCCGCGCAAATTGCCGCAGGTGCTGGATGCCGATGAAGCGGTGCGGCTGGTGGAAGTGCCAACCGACGCGCCGCTGGGCCTGCGCGACCGCGCCTTGCTGGAATTGTTCTATTCCTCCGGGCTGCGTCTGAGCGAGCTGTGCGCCTTGCGCTGGCGCGATCTGGATCTGGACAGCGGCCTGGTCACGGTGCTTGGCAAAGGCGGCAAGCAACGCCTGGTACCGGTGGGGTCACATGCGGTGGCGGCCTTGCGCGCCTGGCAGCGCGACAGCGGCGGCAGCGCGCAGACGCATGTCTTCCCGGGGCGTGCGGGTGGTGCGATCTCGCAACGCGCGGTGCAGATCCGCATCAAGCAGCTGGCGGTGCGCCAGGGCATGTTCAAGCACGTGCATCCGCACATGCTGCGCCACAGTTTTGCCAGCCACATCCTGGAATCCTCCGGCGACCTGCGCGGTGTGCAGGAGTTGCTGGGGCATTCGGATATCGCCACCACGCAGATCTATACCCATCTGGATTTCCAGCATCTGGCCAAGGTCTACGACGCTGCGCATCCGCGGGCGAAGCGCAAGAAGGCGACGGAATGA
- the lptM gene encoding LPS translocon maturation chaperone LptM — translation MSIMSRPSVRLALVGATLVLLAACGNKGPLVMPQKPVPVEAQPVLQPPDAPQPLDESQTPAPVPADSTTQPAPTTPTTDQPASSGNER, via the coding sequence ATGAGCATTATGTCCCGACCGTCTGTTCGTCTCGCACTGGTGGGTGCGACCCTCGTCCTGCTCGCCGCCTGCGGCAACAAGGGCCCGCTGGTGATGCCGCAGAAGCCGGTGCCGGTGGAAGCCCAGCCCGTGCTGCAGCCGCCGGATGCACCGCAACCGCTGGACGAATCGCAGACGCCCGCGCCCGTGCCGGCCGACAGCACCACCCAGCCCGCGCCGACCACGCCGACCACGGATCAGCCCGCCAGCAGCGGCAATGAGCGCTGA
- a CDS encoding S9 family peptidase, producing MKPVLTLLIASLMTSSVPSALAALPTPPDVAKHPHVVKAPFGATRNDDYYWLRDDKRENKAMLAYLNAENTYADALMAPLKPLEDTLYTEIVGRIKQDDASVPYRERGYWYYTRYEAGKDYPIQARRKGSMDAPEEILLNVNTLAEGKGYFSVGDAEVSQDNRILAWADDAVGRQQYTIRFKNLETGEVYPDTVEGVSANVVWADDNKTLFYVENDPETLLTVRVKKHVLGTPAKDDVLVYEEKDDSFYMGISRTRDDKYIVIGVESTVSSETRYAPADKPETFTVLAKRERDVEYHPEHFGGRWVIRTNADGAKNFKLVTAPTNATTRKQWTDWVAHDPNVYIESYALFDGFTAIEERSGGLERVRLLKRDGSHEYVKTDESAYSMGLSVNSEPDTAWLRYTYTSLTTPATTYELNTQTGERKLLMQQPVIGYDAGNYVTERVWVTARDGVKLPVSLVYKKGFKKDGTAALFQYAYGSYGMSMDPAFNLPAVSLLDRGVVYAIAHIRGGQEMGRQWYDDGKLLHKQNTFNDFVDITRGLVAQGYAAKDRVAASGGSAGGLLMGAVANMAPQDYRVMVAQVPFVDVVTTMLDASIPLTTNEYDEWGNPETKDYYDYMLSYSPYDNVRKQAYPAMFVGTGLWDSQVQYWEPAKWVAKLRDDNTGTYPIVFRTNMEAGHGGKSGRFRRYRELAESYAFVLDQLGVK from the coding sequence ATGAAACCTGTCCTGACCTTGTTGATCGCCAGCCTGATGACCAGCTCTGTTCCTTCCGCACTTGCCGCCCTCCCGACGCCGCCGGACGTGGCCAAGCATCCGCACGTGGTCAAGGCCCCGTTCGGTGCCACCCGTAACGATGACTACTACTGGCTGCGCGACGACAAGCGTGAGAACAAGGCCATGCTGGCGTATCTCAACGCCGAAAACACCTACGCCGACGCCTTGATGGCGCCGCTGAAGCCGCTGGAAGACACGCTGTATACCGAGATCGTCGGGCGCATCAAGCAGGACGATGCCAGCGTGCCGTACCGCGAGCGTGGCTACTGGTATTACACGCGCTACGAGGCCGGCAAGGACTACCCGATCCAGGCGCGCCGCAAGGGCAGCATGGACGCACCGGAAGAGATCCTGCTCAACGTCAACACCCTGGCCGAGGGCAAGGGCTACTTCAGTGTTGGCGATGCCGAAGTCAGCCAGGACAACCGCATCCTGGCCTGGGCCGACGATGCAGTGGGCCGCCAGCAGTACACCATCCGTTTCAAGAACCTGGAGACCGGCGAGGTCTATCCGGACACCGTGGAAGGCGTCTCCGCCAACGTGGTGTGGGCCGACGACAACAAGACCTTGTTCTATGTGGAAAACGACCCGGAAACGCTGCTGACCGTGCGCGTCAAGAAGCACGTGCTCGGCACGCCGGCCAAGGACGACGTGCTGGTCTACGAGGAAAAGGACGACAGCTTCTACATGGGCATCTCCCGCACCCGCGACGACAAGTACATCGTCATCGGCGTGGAGAGCACGGTGTCCTCGGAAACCCGCTACGCGCCGGCCGACAAACCCGAGACCTTCACCGTGCTGGCCAAGCGCGAGCGCGACGTCGAATACCACCCGGAGCATTTCGGTGGCCGCTGGGTGATCCGCACCAATGCCGATGGCGCCAAGAACTTCAAGCTGGTCACCGCGCCCACCAATGCGACCACGCGCAAGCAGTGGACCGACTGGGTGGCGCACGACCCGAACGTGTATATCGAAAGCTACGCACTGTTCGATGGCTTCACCGCCATCGAAGAACGGTCCGGTGGCCTGGAGCGCGTCCGCCTGCTCAAGCGCGATGGCAGCCACGAGTACGTCAAGACCGACGAGTCGGCGTATTCGATGGGGTTGTCGGTCAACTCCGAGCCGGACACCGCGTGGTTGCGCTACACCTACACCTCGCTGACCACACCGGCCACCACCTACGAACTCAATACCCAGACCGGCGAGCGCAAGCTGCTCATGCAGCAGCCGGTGATCGGTTACGACGCCGGCAACTACGTGACCGAACGCGTCTGGGTGACCGCGCGCGACGGCGTCAAGCTGCCGGTGTCGCTGGTCTACAAGAAAGGCTTCAAGAAAGACGGCACTGCCGCGTTGTTCCAGTACGCGTACGGCAGCTACGGCATGTCGATGGACCCGGCGTTCAACCTGCCGGCGGTGAGCCTGCTGGATCGCGGCGTGGTGTACGCCATCGCGCACATCCGTGGCGGCCAGGAAATGGGCCGGCAGTGGTATGACGACGGCAAGCTGCTGCACAAGCAGAACACCTTCAACGACTTTGTCGATATCACCCGCGGCCTGGTGGCACAGGGCTACGCTGCCAAGGACCGCGTTGCGGCTTCCGGCGGCAGCGCCGGCGGCTTGCTGATGGGCGCGGTGGCCAACATGGCCCCGCAGGACTACCGGGTGATGGTGGCGCAGGTGCCGTTCGTGGACGTGGTCACCACCATGCTCGATGCCAGCATCCCGCTGACCACCAACGAATACGATGAATGGGGCAACCCGGAAACCAAGGATTACTACGACTACATGCTGTCGTATTCCCCGTACGACAACGTGCGCAAGCAGGCCTACCCGGCGATGTTCGTCGGAACCGGCCTGTGGGATTCGCAGGTGCAGTACTGGGAACCGGCCAAGTGGGTCGCCAAGCTCCGCGACGACAACACCGGCACCTACCCGATCGTCTTCCGCACCAACATGGAAGCCGGCCACGGCGGCAAATCCGGCCGCTTCCGCCGCTACCGCGAACTGGCCGAATCGTATGCCTTCGTGCTGGACCAGCTGGGCGTCAAATAG
- a CDS encoding IS3 family transposase (programmed frameshift), translated as MSSKRYTDEFKIEAVRQVTDRGFKVAEVAERLGVTTHSLYAWLRTFGKSGVVHRAEVDQSAEVRRLKAELRRVTEERDIPKKGRRVLCQGVKAKYAFMQAHCGEFRVCAMCRVLRVNRSGYYAWLCSPNSERAKEDDRLLGLIKHHWLASGSVYGHRKITTDLRDLGERCSRHRVHRLMRTEGLRAQVGYGRKPRFHGGMQCKAAANLLDRQFDVTEPDTAWASDFTFIRTHEGWMYLAVVIDLFSRQVVGWAMRDRADTELVVQAVLSAVWRRKPNAGCLVHSDQGSVYTSDDWRSFLASHGLVCSMSRRGNCHDNAPVESFFGLLKRERIRRLTYPTKDAARAEVFDYIEMFYNPNRRHGSTGDLSPVEFERRYAQRGS; from the exons ATGAGCAGCAAGCGGTATACGGATGAGTTCAAGATCGAGGCGGTCCGGCAAGTGACTGATCGTGGGTTCAAGGTGGCAGAAGTCGCCGAGCGGCTGGGTGTCACGACGCACAGCCTGTACGCCTGGCTGCGCACGTTCGGCAAGTCTGGCGTGGTGCATCGCGCCGAGGTGGACCAGAGCGCCGAGGTTCGGCGGCTGAAGGCAGAGTTGCGTCGAGTGACCGAGGAGCGCGACATCC CTAAAAAAGGCCGCCGCGTACTTTGCCAAGGGGTAAAGGCAAAGTACGCCTTCATGCAAGCCCACTGCGGGGAATTCAGGGTGTGTGCAATGTGCCGGGTATTGCGGGTCAACCGGTCGGGTTATTACGCTTGGTTGTGCTCGCCCAACAGTGAGCGCGCCAAGGAAGATGATCGCTTGCTTGGACTAATCAAGCACCACTGGCTGGCCAGCGGCAGTGTCTATGGGCATCGCAAGATCACCACGGATCTGCGCGATCTGGGTGAGCGTTGTAGTCGTCATCGGGTGCATCGGCTGATGCGCACCGAGGGACTGCGTGCCCAGGTGGGCTATGGTCGCAAACCGCGCTTCCATGGAGGAATGCAGTGCAAGGCGGCGGCCAACCTGCTTGACCGACAGTTCGACGTGACGGAGCCGGACACGGCCTGGGCGAGCGATTTCACCTTCATCCGCACGCATGAAGGCTGGATGTATTTGGCTGTTGTGATCGATCTGTTTTCCAGGCAGGTCGTCGGCTGGGCGATGCGCGATCGGGCCGACACCGAGTTGGTCGTGCAGGCGGTGTTGTCTGCGGTGTGGCGGCGCAAACCCAACGCTGGTTGCTTGGTTCATTCGGACCAAGGGTCTGTCTACACCAGCGATGACTGGCGCAGTTTCCTGGCGTCCCATGGCTTGGTGTGCAGCATGAGTCGGCGTGGCAACTGCCACGACAACGCACCCGTGGAGAGCTTCTTCGGCCTGCTCAAACGCGAGCGGATCAGGCGGCTGACCTATCCCACCAAGGACGCCGCTCGCGCCGAGGTATTCGACTACATCGAGATGTTCTACAACCCCAACCGCCGCCACGGTTCAACTGGCGACCTGTCACCTGTAGAGTTTGAACGGCGCTACGCGCAACGAGGGTCTTGA
- the dapF gene encoding diaminopimelate epimerase: protein MSADVHTGRLRFTKMHGAGNDFVVLDLRNGTPPPDASLAARLADRHFGVGCDQILTIETPRSAEAVAAYRIWNSDGSHSQQCGNGARCVAAWLVREGTAQGDVFTIDSPFTAHRVERLDAGTYSVAMGVPQFEPTQIPLAGFAHARDEYALPVHGETVRFGAVSMGNPHAVVEVGRVDAAPVERVGALLQQNAAFPESVNVGFAQVVDPAHVRLRVYERGVGETLACGSGACAAAVVLMHRGRVERDVRVSLPGGELRIRWAGEQAQVVMSGPAVFVFDGEWNQ from the coding sequence ATGAGCGCTGACGTCCACACCGGGCGCTTGCGTTTCACCAAGATGCATGGCGCCGGCAACGATTTCGTGGTGCTGGATCTGCGCAATGGCACACCACCGCCCGATGCCAGCCTGGCCGCGCGGTTGGCGGATCGTCATTTCGGTGTGGGCTGCGACCAGATCCTGACCATCGAAACGCCACGCAGCGCCGAGGCGGTGGCCGCCTACCGCATCTGGAATTCCGACGGATCACACTCGCAGCAGTGCGGCAATGGCGCGCGCTGTGTGGCCGCGTGGCTGGTGCGCGAGGGCACCGCGCAGGGCGATGTCTTCACCATCGACAGCCCCTTCACCGCGCACCGCGTCGAGCGATTGGACGCGGGCACATATTCGGTAGCGATGGGTGTACCGCAGTTCGAGCCCACGCAGATTCCGCTGGCCGGCTTTGCCCATGCGCGCGACGAATACGCGCTGCCCGTGCACGGAGAAACCGTGCGCTTTGGCGCGGTGTCGATGGGCAACCCGCACGCGGTTGTGGAAGTTGGCCGGGTCGATGCGGCGCCGGTGGAGCGGGTAGGTGCGTTGCTGCAACAGAATGCGGCGTTTCCCGAATCAGTCAATGTCGGGTTTGCACAGGTGGTGGACCCGGCGCATGTGCGGTTGCGTGTGTACGAACGCGGCGTTGGCGAAACGCTCGCCTGCGGCAGCGGTGCGTGCGCGGCCGCGGTGGTGCTGATGCATCGGGGCCGGGTCGAGCGCGATGTACGGGTGTCCTTGCCGGGTGGCGAATTGCGGATCCGCTGGGCCGGCGAGCAGGCGCAGGTGGTGATGTCCGGGCCGGCCGTGTTCGTCTTCGATGGAGAGTGGAACCAATGA